In the Euphorbia lathyris chromosome 5, ddEupLath1.1, whole genome shotgun sequence genome, one interval contains:
- the LOC136231086 gene encoding transcription factor bHLH168-like: MGRPTVNNRTLRNIRERDRRIHMRNQLSNLASVLPIQSKMSVNNLIDEAASHIKKMKMRIDQLELRRTQALQEYNNDPCSSSDSGLPILKISSSDFTGLQVNLITGSAQKFKLHQVIQILQEEGAQVTSCSSTLKSDDLFICTIISQPMCSRIGIETEKIVERLQDLICS; the protein is encoded by the exons ATGGGACGTCCAACAGTTAATAATAGAACTCTGCGAAACATAAGAGAGAGAGATCGAAGAATCCACATGAGAAATCAACTTTCAAATCTTGCTTCTGTTCTTCCCATCCAATCTAAG ATGTCAGTGAACAATCTGATAGATGAAGCTGCGAGTCATATCAAGAAGATGAAAATGAGAATAGATCAACTTGAGCTAAGAAGAACACAAGCATTACAAGAATATAATAATGATCCTTGCAGTTCATCTGATTCAGGTTTACCAATTCTAAAGATAAGTAGTAGTGATTTTACTGGTCTTCAAGTCAATTTGATTACTGGCTCCGCTCAAAAATTCAAGTTACATCAAGTTATTCAAATTCTTCAAGAGGAAGGTGCTCAAGTTACAAGCTGTTCTTCCACCCTAAAATCTGATGATCTTTTCATATGCACAATTATATCTCAG CCAATGTGTTCTAGAATCGGAATAGAGACCGAAAAAATTGTTGAGAGATTACAAGACTTGATTTGCAGTTAG